A single window of Microbispora hainanensis DNA harbors:
- a CDS encoding NAD(P)-dependent oxidoreductase, which yields MSQHVHQSAVTVLGLGPMGRALAGAFLDAGIRTTVWNRTPGKDQQLTERGAYSAPTPESAVAASEVTVICVVNYDAADAVVRRDAVAGALRGRTLVNLTADTPGRARSTAAWATEHGIGYLDGAIMTPTTTIGTPAAAFLHSGPEELYRRHRPLLEALGGTHTHLGEDIGRAAAYDIALLDVFWTAMAGYAHALAVARAEGVKARELAPFAKGIGAILPPIFEEAAAEVDSGGFSGEGNPITSAASSIAHIIETSEAHGIDASVMRAAQGWARRVIAQGHGADGFTRITELLTPRAHT from the coding sequence ATGAGCCAGCACGTCCACCAGTCTGCCGTCACCGTGCTCGGTCTGGGACCGATGGGCCGCGCCTTGGCCGGGGCCTTCCTGGACGCCGGCATCCGCACCACGGTCTGGAACCGGACGCCGGGCAAAGACCAGCAGTTGACCGAGCGTGGCGCGTACAGCGCCCCCACGCCGGAGTCGGCGGTCGCCGCGAGCGAGGTGACCGTGATCTGCGTGGTGAACTACGACGCCGCGGACGCCGTCGTACGGCGTGACGCTGTCGCCGGCGCGCTCCGGGGACGCACCCTCGTGAACCTGACCGCCGACACGCCAGGCCGCGCCCGGAGCACCGCGGCCTGGGCCACCGAGCACGGCATCGGATATCTCGACGGCGCGATCATGACGCCGACCACGACCATCGGCACCCCGGCCGCGGCGTTCCTGCACAGCGGCCCGGAGGAGCTCTACCGGCGGCACCGGCCGCTCCTGGAGGCCCTCGGCGGCACGCACACCCATCTCGGCGAGGACATCGGCCGGGCGGCGGCCTACGACATCGCGCTGCTCGACGTCTTCTGGACCGCGATGGCGGGCTACGCGCACGCGCTGGCGGTGGCACGGGCCGAAGGGGTCAAAGCGCGGGAGCTGGCGCCGTTCGCCAAGGGCATCGGCGCGATCCTGCCGCCGATCTTCGAGGAGGCGGCGGCGGAAGTGGACAGCGGCGGCTTCTCCGGCGAGGGCAACCCGATCACCTCGGCGGCCTCGTCCATCGCCCACATCATCGAGACCTCCGAGGCCCACGGCATCGACGCGAGCGTGATGCGCGCGGCCCAAGGCTGGGCCCGCCGCGTCATCGCACAGGGCCACGGCGCCGACGGGTTCACCCGGATCACCGAGCTCCTCACTCCCCGCGCCCACACCTGA
- a CDS encoding helix-turn-helix domain-containing protein → MTRSRAEDPNVCGVTAAIAVIDGKWKTILLWLLESAPRRPGELLRRLPGLTEKVLTQTLREMESDGLVHREVYDGRPLKTVYSLTDFGRDLSEALAPLSDWGHRRLEKLARETPSGEVPSGDWPSGKTEAQAGPLPVS, encoded by the coding sequence ATGACGCGTAGCCGCGCCGAAGACCCGAACGTCTGCGGGGTCACCGCCGCGATCGCGGTGATCGACGGCAAGTGGAAGACGATCCTGCTCTGGCTGCTGGAATCCGCTCCGCGTCGTCCCGGCGAGCTGCTCCGGCGGCTGCCGGGCCTCACCGAGAAGGTGCTGACTCAGACGCTCAGGGAAATGGAATCCGACGGGCTGGTGCACCGTGAGGTGTACGACGGCCGCCCGCTGAAGACGGTGTACTCACTGACCGATTTCGGTCGTGACCTCTCCGAGGCGCTGGCGCCGCTGTCCGACTGGGGACATCGCCGCCTGGAGAAGCTGGCCCGGGAGACGCCGTCCGGGGAAGTGCCGTCTGGGGATTGGCCGTCTGGAAAGACGGAGGCGCAGGCAGGGCCTCTCCCGGTCTCCTGA